DNA from Balneolaceae bacterium:
ATCCGGGCCTGGTCGTCCTTGATACCCCCCAGAAGACGGCCGAAGCTTCCGATCACCACCAGAAGAAGGGAACCGGTGATTCCGAAGAAAAGCCAGTCCTTGAAGGCCGGCCAGAATCCTAGCGCCGCGCCGCCTGAGAGCAGCGCGATCAGGTGATCCGTGCCAAAAATCCATACTGCCGCCAGAACGAGCCAGCCGAGTACAACGCCCTCACGATGACGGGATAGAATGGAAAGTAGATATTTCATGGGCTACCCTACCCGTACAGCTCTCCCAAACCCCAATGACGGGCGGGTTGCTCCGAATGAGATCCCAATCGGTGACAGCCGTTGATGATTGTTATATAGACCCTAATAACCGAAACCTAAAACGATTATCGGCGCAAAGCTGCCCAATTTAACGGCTACAGTCAAATAAAGATTGTCTGACGGCGACCGGGGTCAGTCCAGGCGTCTGAAGCGCTCAATAGCCGCCTTCTCAAGCTCCTCCCGGTGTTCGGGGTGTGCGATGTCGATGAGTGCGCGTGCGCGCTGGTGCAGGTTTTTCCCGTAGAGGTTGGCAATACCGTATTCGGTGACCACGTAGTGGACGTGGGCGCGGGTGGTCACCACGCCGGCGCCCTGCTTGAGGAAGGGCGTAATCCGGCTGATGCCCTTGGCGGTAGCGGAGGGTAAGGCAATGATGGGCTTGCCCCCTTCCGAAAGCGAGGCTCCGCGAATGAAGTCCATCTGTCCGCCCACGCCCGAATACTGCCGGGTTCCGATGGAGTCGGCGCAGACCTGTCCGGTCAAATCCACTTCGATGGCGCTGTTAATGGCGGTCACCTTGGGATTCTTCCGGATGACCGCCGAGTCGTTTACATACTCGATGTCCAGCATGGCCACCCCGGGATTGTCGTCCACGTAATCGTAGAGGCGCTGGGACCCCATCACGAATCCGGCCACGATCTTTTCGGGATGCTTCTTCTTGCGGCGGCCGGTGATTACACCCTTCTCCACCAGGTCAATCACCCCGTCGGAGAACATCTCGGTATGGATACCGAGATCCCTGTGCGAACCCAGCGCCTGCAACACCGCGTTGGGAATGGCACCAATACCCATCTGCAGGGTGGCCCCGTCCTCGATCAGCGAGGCGCAGTTGCTGCCAATTTTCTTCTCCGTCTCGTCGGGCTCCGGCGGCGGGTGCTCCGGCAGGGGCTCGTCCACTTCCACCATGGCATCGAAGCGGGAGACATGAAAAATACCGTCCCCGTGGGTGCGGGGCATCTGCGGGTTTACCTGGGCGATAACCCGGTGGGCCGTCTGCACGGCTGCACGGGAGGCATCCACCGAGGTGCCGAGCGAACAGTAGCCGTGGCGGTCGGGCGGGGATACCTGAACCATGGCCACGTCCAGGGGAAGAATGCCGCGGCGGAACAGGTGGGGAACCTCCGAAAGGAAAACCGGC
Protein-coding regions in this window:
- a CDS encoding acetyl-CoA hydrolase/transferase C-terminal domain-containing protein — its product is MSHSGYATPEEAVSCINSGDRVYIHSVAAAPRRLIEAMVARAPELKDVEIVQLHTEGEAPYARPEYAGTFYTNALFVGPNLREAVNEGNADYLPVFLSEVPHLFRRGILPLDVAMVQVSPPDRHGYCSLGTSVDASRAAVQTAHRVIAQVNPQMPRTHGDGIFHVSRFDAMVEVDEPLPEHPPPEPDETEKKIGSNCASLIEDGATLQMGIGAIPNAVLQALGSHRDLGIHTEMFSDGVIDLVEKGVITGRRKKKHPEKIVAGFVMGSQRLYDYVDDNPGVAMLDIEYVNDSAVIRKNPKVTAINSAIEVDLTGQVCADSIGTRQYSGVGGQMDFIRGASLSEGGKPIIALPSATAKGISRITPFLKQGAGVVTTRAHVHYVVTEYGIANLYGKNLHQRARALIDIAHPEHREELEKAAIERFRRLD